The segment CAATCGCCTGAAGCGCCGCCTTGCCTTCTTGCAGTCGGCCCAAACGCATGAGCGTTCGCGCCGCTGCAACGCGGGCGCTCGCGTCACCCGGATCGAGCGCGAGCCATTCACCGAGCGTCTCCATGACGCCGTCGTCATCACCGCGAGATCGCTGTTCTTCGGCTCGCTTTCGGCATCCATCGACGACATGAGGACATCGCCGTGAAAACAGACCGGGGCGATCGAAGCGCGCACGGGCTTGAGCCATGGCCGCATCGGGTAACGTCACGAGCATCAAATCTTCGTGAAATGCTTTTTCGAGCGCATCCCAAGACATTCCAGTCGCCTCGGGAAGGTCTGCTCCACCATACCACGCTCGTAATGCAGCAGCGCCGTGTCGTTCTTTGACGAAAGACACGAAAGCACCGCTCACGGTGTACGCGACGCTCGAGTTTTGCCCGTAAAACCCCATGGCAAAAAGCCGTTCGACGCCTGGGAGCAGACCCAAATCTTTCATGGCTCGGGCCCAATCACGCGCTGACAATGCCCCCTCGTGCGGGCTCGTCGCGACCGCAATTCCTTCGATGAGCCCTGGATTTGGCCAAAGTCCTGCGAACTTTCCGGCAACGGCAAACGGTCCTCGGGCAAACGCGCCGGTCATGACGTGCGCAATCTCGTGCCCCAGGATTGGATGCGGAAAACCATTTTGCTGCAAATAGACTTCCTTGCGCCACGGTTTGGCAATGTACGTGTCTGCAGCTCCCATGAGCGCGCCTTTTTGCGCCGAATCTGCGAATAGATACGCTGCTATCCGCGCGGGGCCTCGAGTTTCGAGAAACGCTTCTTGCTCGATGATGTGCCCATCGCATTCTCGGGCAAACCGTTCGACGTCGGCCCGAGGAATCCCGCGCGCGGCGAATACATCGCAGCGACCGACGGATACCGGCGCCGCAAGCTGCCCCTTGATCGTGCTTGCCGTATGCCAATGCCCAAATCGATGACCGTTTGCGTTCAAAAGAATGCTCGCGGCCGCGGCGCCCATGCCCAAAAGGACGAGGCCCGGGCGCCCAAGTGATCGAAAAACGAGCTTTCCGCTTGCCGAACGCTGCAAGTGAAGCGCGATCACGACCGAAGCGAGAAGCGTGGCCGCGGATCCGACGCGATAGGTGTAAAGACCGGAAAAATCGATGATGGTATCGTAAAAGCTACCACTGAAAAAACCGACGAATGGGTCGTACGCAAAGACCATCGGGCTCGTGTAAAACCGCAAAAGGGACACGACGACCGACAAAAGCGGAGCCGCAAGCCCCAAAAGCACCGCAACGAGGCGCCTTTTCTTGGCACGTCCCGCAAATTCGCCCGCAACGGCGCCCCATGCGCCCGCGAGGACCGCGCCTACGCCTGGCCCGAGCGCGTAATGCGCGCTGCCGCTCCACGGATCGCAAAAGCCATTGCGCAATCCGTGGAGCATGGTGACGAACCACGCGATCGCTACGAATTTCGCACCATTTGCCACACCTTTGCTCAAAGCATCGATCGGCGCGAGGCGTTCGCGTGACAATTCGAGCGCCGTGGCAATGACCGTGACGATCGGCACGACAATTCCCGCCGCCAGTGCACTTTCGTATCCAGGACCGTCGAAAAGCGGCAGAAATCCAATCGCCCCGATGCTCAGGACGACGACGAACGTCGCAATGGATGAAACCGATCGCGCCGCCCAAAAGGAGCGCAACCATTCAATTGCACGATGGAACATCGACAAGGGTTTCATGGGCGCAGTCGGTGAGTCATGACACGAATTGGGTGCGGATCGTACACGATATGGGCGCACATGCGAGGAGAAAGAGCAAAACCGCGAGACTGTGAGCCGGCCCCAAGAACGAGCGGGCGCGTCTTTTGTCCAGTTCGAGCGTAGTGGGCATTGTCAACCGGCGCCATCTCGGAGATCATGCACATCCATGAAGATCATGCTGAAGCTCGAGAACATGAAGACCGGCGACACATCCTTCGAGGAGTTTGCCGATGAAGAAGCAACGGCCGCGTGGCTACGTGAACGCCCACGCTTCACGGACGTGCTGGGCGTGGTCTTCGAAGGGCTGACGCGGGAGCAAAACGACCGTCTGAAGAAGACCATGCGACCGCTCGACGACGAGGAACGTGCGGCGGAAAAGGAACTTGCGGAAACGCGCGCGAAGGCCGCGGAAGCAGCGCGTGCAGAACGAGCGAAGGAAGATGAAGCGGCCCGAGCGGCTCAACGCGAGGCCCAGAAAAACCTGAGCCCGGATCGCCCGATGGAAGTGCGATACCGTTACGACACGGGATTATCGCTTACAGATCAGGACGATCCGCGTGGCATTTCGGACGAAGTGCGTGCTGCCGTGATGGCGTGGGTTGCCGAGCGCAACGAATGGGTGGAAGGTCGCGGGCAAATCGTGGGCGAGGCGAAGGTTACCGTGCTTCCAGGCTCGCTGCCCAAACCGGGAATGGATCGCGTCCAGCATGGATCGTTCGTGCCGGTGACAGGCCCGAAAAAGGGCTGATTCACACTTCACGATCCGAGCGCGCTTCGGGATTCGTGAGCCGGCAGCGCGAGAGGTGCGCCCAAGCCAAACCCTTGGGCCAATCCGCACATGCTCTTGACCATCAAACGCCGCGCAAACGGTAATTTCATCGCAATGGGAAAACCAACGTCCCGAAGCCATCCGAGCGGCGTAAGATGGCTCTGGAAAAATGGCGTCACCCAGCGCGTGACGAATTGATAGTAGCCCAAATGCGACCGCCGCATACGTGAATATGCATTGAGCGCTTCGGGCAAAAGGTCGTGCATGGAAAGGGCGTTTGCCAATACCATTGCATCCCATAATGCCAAGTTGGCTCCCTGGCCGAGCTGCGGGCTCATGGCATGCGCCGCGTCGCCCAAATACACGACGCGATCGTCGTTCCACGGATACATCGACACGTCGTGGTATTGCGCGAAAAGAACATCGTCGACCGAATGAATTTGCTCGAGTACCACTTCGGCGCGCGGATCGAGCGCCACGACGTCGCGCTTCCACGCATCGAGCCCCGCGGCGCGCCATTCATTCACCTTTGCGGCCGGAAGGCTATAAAACAAACTGACTTTGTCGGTCGATCCGCTTCCTGGGCCGAACCCCGTTGGCAATAGGCCCATCATGCGCCGAGATCCCCGGACGACTTGCGCAAGCTCGCCGCGAAATTGCCCCCGAGCATCGTCCGCAACAAACCATAATGCGCCCCACGGATAGGGGCGAATCGTTTTGCGAATCGAGGTATCGTCACGCAAATGCGATTTTGCTCCATCGGCGACGATACACAACGCATGCGGACCGAGACGTTTTCCTTCGGGTGTGACGAAATGGACCCGCCCTTCGCCGGCATCGGCTAGATCTTGGATGGCAACGCCAAGGCGAAGCGTGACGTCTGCGGCTTGCACGGCTTGAAAAAGGTGCTCGAAAAGCACGCCGCGATGCAGGCCATGGCCCACGTGATTGCCCGGGATGTCGCCGTAGTGCAAATCGAATATGTTTCGGCCTCGATCGGAGCGACAAACCAGTCTCGTAATCGGCGTACATCGTGAAACGACGGCGTCTGCGAGTCCCAGAAGCTCGAGCACCGCTTTTCCCGTCGGCTGAAGCATCACACCTGCTCCCACGGGACCCGGGTTTGCGACGCGTTCGTAGATGGTGACGCGATGTCCCGCCCGCGAAAGAAAAAGCGCTGCGGCACTGCCTGCCGTACCGCAACCAATGATGCCAACGTCGATCGGTTTCATGAAGGTTCGTGCTCGAGGCAAGAAACGAGATGCCGCGTCGCGTGTCAAGCGCCTCTTGGGGCATCGGCCCGGGAAAAACCGAATCGCCTTGAAAATAGCACGCTTCCACGATTTTTTGCTCGTCACGCGGCTGACTTATCGCTACAATCGATGTCGTCACGGAGCCGAAGACGTGGGATCGAGCCGCAACATTGCCGTCATTGCCTGCGCGTCGTTCAAGGGCACGCTTTCGTCGCGCCAGGCGGGTGATGCCATTGCTCGTGGTATGCGGCGAGCTGGTATCGATGCGGTCGTCGTCGCTCTCGCGGATGGCGGCGAGGGCCTCGTCGAAGCGCTCGTTTCGCAAGTGCCTGCAATGCGCGACTCGTATCGGGAATCGACGTTTTGTTGGATGCGATTGGATTTGATGGATGGCTCGACGATGCAAACGTCGTCATCACGGGTGAAGGGCGTCTCGATGGGCAAACATTGATGGGTAAAGCGCCGCTCGGGGTCGCTCGGCGTGCGGCGCGAAAGAACATCGTTTCAATTGCGATTGGTGGTTCGGTCGATGAAGCGATGAAAACCGAGCTATTGGCGCATTTCGTGCGGATCGAGTCGCTTGCTGAATTTGCGGGGTCGGTTGAACGGGCTATGGCGGATGCGGCGGCGATGCTCGAGGAGCTGGCGTTTGCAAGGGCGGGCGAATGGATGGGGGCAGCGGCGGAATGAGGGTGCTCACGCGGACGATTGCCACGACCAGGTATCGGGGTTCCAGGTACCGTTTTCGCTGGCAAGAATGGGATTGAGGAAGGCGCTGGCGCGTTGAAAGACGTCGTCGAGCGTGGGCCAAGGGAGGTTGTTTTCGCGCGCCATGCGTGCATAACCGCCGGTCCAGCGTTCGGGAGGCCGGGGCAGCGCGTCGGGTATGGGATGGCTCGCACGATGCGAGAATGTTTCTACAATTGCGCGACGAAGGTCGTCGCTACGAAATTGCGCCGACGTGCCTAGCACGACGATATCGGGCAGATCTTTGATGCGCGAGTTTTCGGTCAGTCGAGGCAGAGTATACGCGTGGAGCTTTTCTGCCAAATGAACTTCGCGTGCGTAGACGCGAGCCTGAGATTGAGGCAAATTTGCAAAGGAAAAGAGATCACCGCAGGGAAGCGTCGCTGGTGGAATCGCCATACGATCACCAAACGCGACGTCGAGACCGAAACGGTCGCCATATATTTTGCCGGCTAGGCGCGCTTCAACCTGAAAACGAAATCCATCATACACGACACCTGGCCCTTCAATCGTCGGAACGGTCGCATGCGGCTGGATTTCGAACGTCATAAAGTCACCGAGCTCGAGTTGCCCCGCACGGGCCAACTCGAGCTGCAACCCTTCTGACGAACCATAGAAAGCGAAATCCACGTCGCGCGTCATGCGAGCTTCCGAAAGAAACAATTCGAGAGCCACGCCACCTTTCAGAACGGCTCGGTCACCAAAGTGCTGGAAGATTCGAGCGACAAAGCGATCGAAGACGGCTCGCTGGCGAACACGTGGAATGGTTTGCCCAAGCTCGGAAGCCTTT is part of the Polyangiaceae bacterium genome and harbors:
- a CDS encoding nucleotidyl transferase AbiEii/AbiGii toxin family protein, whose product is MNQRRYANADAFKQALEARLRKKASELGQTIPRVRQRAVFDRFVARIFQHFGDRAVLKGGVALELFLSEARMTRDVDFAFYGSSEGLQLELARAGQLELGDFMTFEIQPHATVPTIEGPGVVYDGFRFQVEARLAGKIYGDRFGLDVAFGDRMAIPPATLPCGDLFSFANLPQSQARVYAREVHLAEKLHAYTLPRLTENSRIKDLPDIVVLGTSAQFRSDDLRRAIVETFSHRASHPIPDALPRPPERWTGGYARMARENNLPWPTLDDVFQRASAFLNPILASENGTWNPDTWSWQSSA
- a CDS encoding FAD-dependent monooxygenase; translated protein: MKPIDVGIIGCGTAGSAAALFLSRAGHRVTIYERVANPGPVGAGVMLQPTGKAVLELLGLADAVVSRCTPITRLVCRSDRGRNIFDLHYGDIPGNHVGHGLHRGVLFEHLFQAVQAADVTLRLGVAIQDLADAGEGRVHFVTPEGKRLGPHALCIVADGAKSHLRDDTSIRKTIRPYPWGALWFVADDARGQFRGELAQVVRGSRRMMGLLPTGFGPGSGSTDKVSLFYSLPAAKVNEWRAAGLDAWKRDVVALDPRAEVVLEQIHSVDDVLFAQYHDVSMYPWNDDRVVYLGDAAHAMSPQLGQGANLALWDAMVLANALSMHDLLPEALNAYSRMRRSHLGYYQFVTRWVTPFFQSHLTPLGWLRDVGFPIAMKLPFARRLMVKSMCGLAQGFGLGAPLALPAHESRSALGS
- a CDS encoding glycerate kinase, encoding MKVRARGKKRDAASRVKRLLGHRPGKNRIALKIARFHDFLLVTRLTYRYNRCRHGAEDVGSSRNIAVIACASFKGTLSSRQAGDAIARGMRRAGIDAVVVALADGGEGLVEALVSQVPAMRDSYRESTFCWMRLDLMDGSTMQTSSSRVKGVSMGKH
- a CDS encoding glycerate kinase, which codes for MDAIGFDGWLDDANVVITGEGRLDGQTLMGKAPLGVARRAARKNIVSIAIGGSVDEAMKTELLAHFVRIESLAEFAGSVERAMADAAAMLEELAFARAGEWMGAAAE